In the Sphaerodactylus townsendi isolate TG3544 linkage group LG10, MPM_Stown_v2.3, whole genome shotgun sequence genome, one interval contains:
- the ATOH1 gene encoding transcription factor ATOH1: protein MSHLRAVPPAPSDWSPGGREGSAQPLGENLLLDPQTAARSGAFASAWLGICCPTPARVSASPRYLLSGAAEGDDEEDDEEEDEEEGGADDRLSDGSLSALPQQQQPRGPPCQAPPAQARALRGSCAAGAGAGLGRGGPSGGGVQKQRRLAANARERRRMHGLNHAFDQLRNVIPSFSNDKKLSKYETLQMAQIYISALAELLHAPPGATPGGAPDDAPRPKGALLPAAPVYQRPPTGGALQPTSAAPARTRFEPEPPSGGFGVHLDPLRFPSFAEGALLGQKAPSPAQLLQHPGQQPQPQQPLPHERRKTSPPAHRSDGEFSPRSHYSDSDEAS, encoded by the coding sequence ATGAGCCATCTGCGCGCGGTGCCGCCTGCGCCGAGCGACTGGAGCCCCGGCGGCCGAGAGGGGAGCGCCCAGCCGCTGGGAGAAAACCTCCTGCTGGACCCGCAGACGGCGGCCCGGAGCGGCGCCTTCGCCTCCGCCTGGCTGGGCATCTGCTGCCCGACTCCGGCGCGCGTCTCTGCCTCCCCGCGCTACCTGCTTTCGGGGGCGGCGGAGGGGGACGACGAGgaggacgacgaggaggaggacgaggaggaaggTGGCGCGGATGACCGCCTGAGCGACGGCAGCTTGAGCGCTCTCCCGCAGCAGCAACAGCCGCGCGGCCCCCCCTGCCAGGCACCGCCGGCTCAGGCGAGGGCCTTGCGGGGCTCTTGCGCGGCAGGGGCGGGCGCGGGGCTGGGGCGCGGGGGCCCGTCGGGGGGCGGCGTGCAGAAGCAGCGGCGTCTGGCGGCCAACGCGCGGGAGCGGCGGCGGATGCACGGGCTGAACCACGCCTTCGACCAGCTGCGCAACGTGATCCCTTCCTTCAGCAACGACAAGAAGCTCTCCAAGTACGAAACGCTGCAGATGGCCCAGATCTACATCAGCGCCCTGGCCGAGCTGCTCCACGCGCCCCCCGGCGCCACCCCCGGCGGCGCCCCCGACGACGCCCCTCGCCCCAAGGGTGCCCTCCTGCCCGCCGCGCCTGTCTACCAGCGCCCGCCCACAGGGGGCGCCCTGCAGCCGACCTCCGCCGCCCCGGCCAGGACGCGCTTCGAGCCGGAGCCGCCGTCCGGGGGCTTCGGCGTGCACCTGGACCCGCTCCGCTTCCCGTCCTTCGCCGAGGGGGCCCTGCTGGGCCAGAAAGCGCCCTCGCCCGCCCAGCTCCTCCAGCACCCCGGCCAGCAACCGCAGCCCCAGCAGCCGCTGCCGCACGAGCGCAGGAAAACCTCGCCGCCCGCCCACCGCAGCGACGGCGAGTTCTCGCCCCGATCGCACTACAGTGACTCGGACGAAGCCAGCTAG